The window CCGCCGTGTCCATGGGCCATCGTACAATTTGTAATCGTAATATTCTCACAAGGAATCCGTTCCTTCGTATCCTCGGTTCCGGCCTTAATGGCAATGCAGTCATCCCCGACGTCAATACTGCAGTTGCTGATGCGCACACCAGAGCAGGACTCCGGATTGATGCCGTCCGTATTCGGAGAATCCGCCGGATTCAGAATGGAAACATTGTCCACCGTAATATTGCTGCACTCTATGGGATTAACCGTCCAGCTGGGTGAGTTCTGCAACGTGACGTCCTTAATCGTTACCCGTGCACAACGGTCGAAGCTGATCAGCTTGGGGCGGGGATACTCCAGCTCCTGGCGGCGGTTCCGGAACAAATCCCACCATGGCCCGCCGTTGCCTTCAAGGATTCCGCTACCGGTTATCGAGATATTAACAAGGTCGCTGCCGTAAATACAGGAAGCATAGACCTGCTGGCGCACACCTTCCCATCTGGATTCTACAACCGGATAATCGGCCGGATCGGTACTGAAGGAGAGGATCGCGCCGGGACTTAAGTTCAGCTCAATGTTGCTCTCCAGCAGAATCGCGCCGCTCAAATAACGTCCTGCCGGAATATACACGGTCCCGCCCCCGGCCTTACTTGCCGCCGCAATTGCCTCATTAATCGCTGAGGTCGCCAGTACTTCATTGTCCCGCTGCGCTCCAAAATCTGCAATGTTATATACCTGCTGCATGTGATCCT of the Paenibacillus pedocola genome contains:
- a CDS encoding glycoside hydrolase family 28 protein, translating into MQQVYNIADFGAQRDNEVLATSAINEAIAAASKAGGGTVYIPAGRYLSGAILLESNIELNLSPGAILSFSTDPADYPVVESRWEGVRQQVYASCIYGSDLVNISITGSGILEGNGGPWWDLFRNRRQELEYPRPKLISFDRCARVTIKDVTLQNSPSWTVNPIECSNITVDNVSILNPADSPNTDGINPESCSGVRISNCSIDVGDDCIAIKAGTEDTKERIPCENITITNCTMAHGHGGVVLGSEMSGDIRNVVISNCIFKETDRGIRMKSRRGRGGIIEDIRISNIVMDQVLCPFTMNLYYFCGPRGKEKYVWDKNPYPVTDETPCFRRIHFANITARNVHASAGFLYGLAEQYVSEVTFCNVDISMAEKAVPGHPDMMTGMESMKNRGFYLGNVREVKFQQVTVENHEGPAFYIENGDEVELIHCQSRNTCKPEQLVERVTLSQADLNL